From a single Corynebacterium kroppenstedtii DSM 44385 genomic region:
- the ilvC gene encoding ketol-acid reductoisomerase, which produces MAIKTYYDDDADLSIIQGRKVAVIGYGSQGHAHAKCLRDSGVEVRIGLREGSKSAEKAKEAGFEVLSNAEAAEWADLIMILAPDTSQIAIFEKEIEPHLKDGDAIFFAHGLNIHFKKIVAPKGVTVAMVAPKGPGHLVRRQFTEGKGVPSLIAVENDPTGEGTALALSYAAAIGAGRAGVIETTFREETETDLFGEQAVLCGGLEKLMMTGFEVLVEAGYAPEMAFFEVCHEMKLIVDLIFEGGLSNMNYSISETAEFGGYVSGPKIIDDHVKESMKKVLSEIQDGTFVDAMFKDVDAGQPGLKGLREEYANHPLEKAGKDMRSMMSWIANPLDETA; this is translated from the coding sequence GTGGCAATCAAAACTTATTACGACGATGACGCAGACCTGAGCATTATCCAAGGTCGCAAAGTAGCGGTGATTGGCTACGGTTCACAGGGCCACGCGCACGCTAAGTGCTTGCGCGACTCTGGCGTCGAGGTTCGTATCGGCCTCCGCGAGGGCTCCAAATCTGCGGAAAAGGCCAAAGAAGCCGGCTTCGAAGTGCTCTCTAACGCTGAGGCCGCTGAGTGGGCTGATCTGATCATGATCCTGGCCCCCGATACGTCGCAGATCGCGATCTTCGAGAAGGAGATCGAGCCTCATCTGAAGGATGGCGATGCTATTTTCTTCGCCCACGGCTTGAACATTCACTTCAAGAAGATCGTCGCTCCTAAGGGAGTCACGGTGGCCATGGTTGCACCGAAGGGCCCCGGCCACCTGGTTCGTCGCCAGTTTACGGAGGGCAAGGGTGTTCCGTCGTTGATTGCCGTGGAAAATGATCCGACCGGCGAGGGCACGGCTCTGGCACTGTCCTATGCAGCCGCTATCGGCGCTGGACGTGCAGGGGTTATCGAGACCACCTTCCGCGAGGAGACCGAAACTGACCTCTTCGGTGAGCAGGCAGTTCTCTGTGGTGGCTTGGAAAAGCTGATGATGACGGGCTTCGAGGTTCTCGTCGAAGCTGGTTACGCACCGGAGATGGCGTTCTTCGAGGTCTGCCACGAAATGAAGCTGATCGTGGACCTCATCTTCGAGGGTGGCCTGTCGAACATGAACTACTCGATCTCGGAAACCGCTGAGTTCGGTGGCTATGTTTCGGGACCAAAGATCATTGACGACCACGTCAAGGAGTCGATGAAGAAGGTTCTCTCCGAGATTCAGGACGGCACCTTTGTCGACGCCATGTTCAAGGATGTCGACGCTGGCCAGCCTGGTCTGAAGGGTCTGCGCGAGGAATACGCGAACCACCCGCTGGAGAAGGCAGGTAAAGATATGCGCTCCATGATGAGCTGGATCGCTAACCCGCTGGACGAAACCGCTTAA
- the serA gene encoding phosphoglycerate dehydrogenase — MNHNCLPVVLIADKLAQSTIEALGDGVEVRWVDGPNRAELLAAVPEADALLVRSATTVDEEVLDAAKELKIIGRAGVGLDNVDIEGATQRGVMVVNAPTSNIHSACEHAITLLLAAARQIPQADQSLRQGEWKRSSFKGVEVYGKTVGIVGFGHIGQLLAQRLAAFDVERIVAYDPYANPARAAQLGVELIDLEELMAVSDFVTIHLPKTKETAGMFNDALLEKAKKGQIIVNAARGGLIDEEALARAIDSGHIRGAGVDVYATEPCTDSPLFDRPEVVVTPHLGASTVEAQDRAGTDVAKSVLLALAGEFVPDAVNVSGGAIGEEVSLWLNLTRKLAVLASAIQHGATTSVEVIARGELSSENVDALGLAALRGVFAGTVDEKVTFVNAPAIAEDRGVQLSVTTAAESVLHRSVVEVRLVTNTGDTVSVVGALTGLDGVEKIVRINDRGLDLRAEGRNVFLHYKDRPGALGAVGSQLGERGINVEAAALSQDKAGTGATLALRVDKAVPDDVMESMKASLDAQYAIALDFD; from the coding sequence GTGAATCACAACTGCTTACCTGTGGTTCTTATCGCTGACAAGCTTGCTCAATCAACAATCGAGGCGCTGGGAGATGGCGTTGAGGTCCGGTGGGTAGACGGGCCGAACCGTGCCGAGCTCCTGGCCGCCGTTCCCGAAGCAGATGCGCTCCTAGTACGTTCCGCCACCACGGTGGATGAAGAAGTTCTCGACGCCGCCAAAGAGCTGAAAATCATCGGCCGCGCGGGCGTCGGACTGGACAATGTTGATATTGAAGGCGCGACACAGCGTGGGGTGATGGTGGTCAACGCGCCCACGTCGAATATTCACTCAGCCTGCGAACATGCGATCACCTTGCTGCTGGCAGCCGCTCGCCAGATTCCTCAGGCCGATCAATCGCTGCGGCAAGGAGAGTGGAAACGGTCGTCCTTCAAAGGTGTCGAGGTCTATGGCAAGACCGTGGGCATCGTCGGATTTGGTCACATCGGGCAGCTCCTCGCTCAACGGCTTGCCGCTTTCGATGTCGAGCGCATTGTTGCTTATGACCCCTACGCCAACCCGGCCCGCGCCGCACAGTTGGGGGTCGAGCTCATTGACCTCGAGGAGCTGATGGCGGTGTCTGATTTCGTCACCATCCACCTCCCCAAGACCAAGGAGACGGCGGGCATGTTCAATGACGCTCTCCTTGAGAAGGCGAAGAAGGGGCAGATTATCGTTAATGCTGCTCGCGGTGGTCTTATCGACGAAGAAGCACTGGCTCGTGCGATCGATTCCGGCCACATTCGTGGCGCGGGCGTGGATGTGTACGCCACCGAGCCGTGCACGGATTCTCCTCTGTTCGACCGGCCCGAAGTTGTCGTGACGCCTCACCTAGGCGCGTCGACGGTGGAGGCGCAGGATCGCGCCGGGACCGATGTAGCGAAGTCCGTCTTGCTCGCCCTCGCGGGAGAGTTTGTTCCCGACGCGGTGAACGTCTCCGGTGGTGCTATCGGCGAAGAGGTCTCCCTGTGGTTGAACCTGACGCGCAAGCTGGCCGTGTTGGCGTCGGCAATCCAGCATGGTGCGACGACGTCGGTGGAAGTGATCGCGCGTGGTGAGCTGTCCTCGGAAAACGTCGACGCACTGGGTCTTGCGGCTCTGCGTGGTGTGTTCGCGGGCACGGTGGATGAAAAGGTGACATTTGTCAATGCCCCGGCCATTGCTGAGGATCGCGGTGTTCAACTTTCCGTGACGACGGCTGCCGAATCGGTGTTGCACCGCTCGGTTGTTGAGGTTCGGCTGGTGACGAATACGGGCGACACCGTGTCGGTGGTGGGTGCCCTGACCGGCTTGGACGGTGTGGAAAAGATTGTCCGCATCAACGACCGAGGGTTGGATCTGCGCGCGGAAGGTCGGAACGTGTTCCTGCACTACAAGGACCGCCCGGGCGCCTTGGGTGCCGTCGGATCCCAGTTGGGCGAGCGTGGGATTAACGTCGAGGCCGCGGCATTGTCGCAGGATAAGGCCGGGACTGGCGCCACGCTAGCCCTTAGGGTGGATAAGGCGGTTCCTGACGATGTGATGGAGTCGATGAAGGCGTCCTTGGATGCGCAGTATGCCATTGCGCTCGACTTCGACTAG
- a CDS encoding GTP-binding protein — protein sequence MADFRPTPVTVLSGFLGSGKTTLLNHLLANRAGRKIAVIVNDFSEVNIDAALIAGEGHLERGSDRMVELSNGCICCTLREDLIESVASLAASQKFDHIVIESTGISEPMPVAATFEWEFSDGVHLGGIAPIDTMVTLVDATTFLPQMHKRGRLSDRGLEAAPDDDRTVAELLVDQVEFADMIFVTKCDLVRDELAQATEDAVHAMNPRARIRRVVNGEIPMEAVLDAHLYDVEESAAAPGYLDELANPHTPETEEYGISSVVFRSQRPFDQRRLIAAVKSMRGLVRSKGHCWIADRPELIQMWSQAGPNLTISPAALWSQASEAPSSEIVLIGVNFNGADTLARLQAATLNDDESRALLKRMAGASAIG from the coding sequence ATGGCTGATTTTCGGCCGACGCCGGTGACGGTTTTGTCGGGGTTCCTCGGTTCGGGGAAAACCACGCTCCTCAACCACCTGTTGGCCAACCGCGCTGGCCGTAAAATCGCGGTGATCGTCAACGACTTTTCGGAAGTGAATATTGACGCAGCGCTCATCGCGGGTGAGGGGCATCTTGAGCGCGGAAGTGACCGTATGGTCGAGCTCTCCAATGGCTGCATTTGTTGCACGCTGCGGGAGGACCTCATTGAATCGGTGGCGTCGCTCGCGGCGAGCCAAAAGTTCGACCATATCGTTATCGAATCAACGGGCATCTCAGAGCCGATGCCTGTCGCCGCAACTTTCGAGTGGGAATTTTCCGACGGAGTCCATCTTGGTGGCATCGCTCCGATCGACACGATGGTGACCTTGGTCGATGCGACGACGTTCCTGCCGCAAATGCACAAACGGGGACGGCTCTCTGACCGGGGTTTAGAGGCCGCTCCCGACGACGACCGCACGGTTGCTGAGCTGCTCGTCGACCAAGTCGAGTTTGCTGACATGATCTTCGTGACAAAATGCGACCTAGTTCGTGATGAACTCGCCCAGGCAACTGAAGACGCAGTTCATGCCATGAACCCGCGCGCACGCATACGTCGTGTCGTCAATGGCGAGATTCCCATGGAAGCCGTGCTCGATGCGCACCTTTATGACGTTGAGGAGTCCGCTGCAGCTCCCGGGTACCTTGATGAGCTCGCGAATCCGCATACTCCGGAAACCGAAGAGTACGGTATTTCCTCAGTGGTGTTTCGATCCCAACGGCCCTTTGACCAGCGCCGACTCATTGCAGCCGTGAAATCCATGCGCGGTTTGGTTCGGTCAAAAGGGCATTGTTGGATTGCCGACCGCCCAGAGCTCATCCAGATGTGGTCCCAGGCCGGCCCGAACTTAACGATCTCACCTGCAGCATTGTGGTCGCAGGCATCGGAGGCTCCGTCGTCGGAAATTGTCCTTATTGGTGTGAATTTTAATGGTGCCGACACCCTGGCTCGGCTCCAGGCGGCAACACTAAATGACGACGAATCCCGCGCGCTGCTTAAACGTATGGCTGGAGCGTCGGCGATCGGTTAG
- the ilvN gene encoding acetolactate synthase small subunit, with the protein MQHTLSLLVEDQPGIVARLSGMFARRSFNIISMTTGTTDLEGVNRITIVVETDEVSIEQITKQLNKLVPVLKVIRQKDDQMVSRALLMVKVAANNENRAQVVDAANLFRARVVDVAPESVVIEATGQPGKLVALLDVLRPFGIREQVYSGVVALSRGANPLMPKR; encoded by the coding sequence ATGCAACATACGTTGAGTCTCTTAGTAGAAGATCAGCCAGGCATTGTTGCTCGGCTGTCCGGGATGTTCGCCCGGCGATCATTCAACATCATTTCGATGACGACAGGAACGACTGATCTGGAGGGGGTCAATCGGATCACCATCGTCGTCGAAACAGATGAAGTGTCCATCGAGCAGATCACGAAGCAGCTCAATAAATTGGTCCCGGTGCTGAAGGTTATTCGGCAGAAGGACGATCAAATGGTGTCTCGTGCACTGCTCATGGTCAAGGTTGCGGCGAATAATGAGAACCGGGCACAGGTCGTAGACGCTGCCAACCTGTTCCGCGCTCGTGTGGTCGATGTGGCGCCTGAATCGGTGGTCATTGAGGCGACAGGGCAGCCGGGGAAGTTGGTTGCTCTGTTGGATGTCCTCCGCCCGTTCGGTATCCGCGAACAAGTGTATTCGGGGGTGGTTGCTTTAAGTCGTGGTGCGAATCCCCTGATGCCCAAACGATAA